A genome region from Natronobeatus ordinarius includes the following:
- a CDS encoding PadR family transcriptional regulator has product MTRWLQSGRRRDMCYLLVAEGELRGQQLKSRLESHYDERLEPKSFYGSLSALVDGGFVEKRADGIHDAYALTEAGERRLRKHVAWVEGCLEDAADRPPREP; this is encoded by the coding sequence ATGACCAGGTGGCTCCAGAGCGGCCGACGACGCGACATGTGTTATCTGCTCGTTGCCGAGGGCGAACTACGCGGCCAGCAACTGAAGTCGCGACTCGAGTCTCACTACGACGAACGACTCGAGCCGAAGTCGTTCTACGGCTCGCTGTCGGCGCTCGTCGACGGCGGGTTCGTCGAGAAACGGGCCGATGGCATCCACGACGCCTACGCGCTCACCGAAGCGGGCGAGCGGCGCCTCCGCAAGCACGTCGCGTGGGTGGAGGGGTGTCTCGAGGACGCAGCCGACCGGCCGCCACGGGAGCCGTGA
- a CDS encoding heme o synthase, whose amino-acid sequence MASDPFPRPIGTRTRFSGLLAATALGVYLLLVVGATTSLTGAASSCTTWPLCHTPADPLSQTELTIVWSHRLAAVIVGLLVVASTAAAWLGDGSSRVRYALVAGVALYAVQIGVGAVTATMGPAAIVPGLHLALGIVVFTVVVLALAWDLEATTGSDDDAIDVSPEPLPLEEEPAPTRSLPSGRLARAKLTAAAYLEMMKPRLMWLLCLVAAAGMALAAGPALDAYTVGATLLGGVLAIGASGTFNNVLERDVDQRMSRTSDRPLATDLVPVRNALLFGLFLTAASLSVFLTINALAAALGLAAILFYSVVYTLLLKPNTVQNTVIGGAAGALPALIGWAAVTNEIGLPALALAGVIFLWTPAHFYNLALAYKDDYARGGFPMMPVVRGETETRKHIVYYIAATLVGAIALAWITTLGAVYAAAVVVFGGVFLWFAVRLHFEQTEAAAFRAFHASNAFLGAVLVAIVVDAYVLTGPFL is encoded by the coding sequence GTGGCATCGGACCCCTTCCCCCGGCCAATCGGGACACGAACGCGTTTTTCGGGACTGCTCGCAGCGACTGCGCTCGGCGTCTACCTCCTGCTCGTCGTCGGCGCGACCACGTCGCTCACCGGCGCGGCCTCCTCGTGTACGACGTGGCCGCTCTGTCACACGCCTGCGGACCCGCTGAGCCAGACGGAGCTCACCATCGTCTGGAGCCACCGACTCGCGGCCGTCATCGTCGGGCTGCTCGTCGTCGCCTCGACGGCCGCCGCCTGGCTCGGCGACGGCTCGAGTCGCGTCCGGTACGCCCTCGTCGCCGGCGTCGCCCTCTACGCGGTCCAGATCGGCGTCGGCGCAGTTACGGCGACGATGGGGCCTGCGGCCATCGTACCCGGCCTCCACCTCGCGCTCGGTATCGTCGTCTTCACCGTCGTCGTTCTCGCGCTCGCGTGGGACCTCGAGGCGACCACCGGGAGCGACGACGACGCGATCGACGTCTCGCCCGAGCCGCTCCCGCTCGAGGAGGAGCCGGCCCCCACCCGAAGCCTGCCATCGGGCCGCCTCGCTCGCGCGAAGCTCACGGCCGCGGCGTACCTCGAGATGATGAAGCCGCGGCTGATGTGGCTGCTCTGTCTCGTCGCCGCCGCCGGCATGGCGCTCGCGGCAGGGCCGGCACTCGACGCCTACACGGTCGGCGCGACGCTGCTCGGCGGCGTGCTCGCGATCGGCGCGTCGGGGACGTTCAATAATGTCTTAGAGCGCGACGTCGACCAGCGGATGTCCCGGACGTCCGACCGGCCACTCGCGACCGACCTCGTCCCCGTCCGCAACGCGCTGTTGTTCGGGCTCTTTCTCACCGCGGCGTCGCTGTCGGTCTTCCTGACGATCAACGCCCTTGCCGCGGCGCTCGGGCTGGCCGCAATCTTATTTTACAGCGTCGTCTACACGCTGTTGCTCAAACCCAACACGGTCCAGAACACGGTCATCGGCGGAGCGGCCGGGGCACTCCCGGCCCTGATCGGCTGGGCGGCCGTGACGAACGAGATCGGCCTTCCCGCGCTCGCGCTCGCCGGCGTCATCTTCCTCTGGACGCCCGCACACTTCTACAACCTCGCGCTGGCGTACAAGGACGACTACGCCCGCGGCGGCTTCCCGATGATGCCCGTCGTTCGCGGCGAGACCGAGACCCGAAAACACATCGTCTACTACATCGCCGCGACGCTCGTCGGCGCGATCGCCCTCGCCTGGATTACCACGCTCGGCGCCGTCTACGCCGCCGCCGTCGTCGTCTTCGGCGGGGTCTTCCTCTGGTTCGCCGTCCGGCTCCACTTCGAGCAGACCGAAGCCGCCGCGTTCCGGGCGTTCCACGCTTCGAACGCCTTCCTCGGGGCCGTGCTCGTCGCGATCGTCGTCGACGCGTACGTGCTCACCGGACCGTTCCTCTAG
- a CDS encoding HAD family hydrolase: protein MTSTKAIFFDLDGTLLRFDRPYRELLAETFTAVAGEVREAWLEQYTDAFFELFGACEPDPAERAFASIDAPSSPAALAEELHRRERAACRPPEAVHDDLERLSETYALGVLTNGLPGWQRAKLREHDLERHFDVVVATYEVGAHKPDGAPFRVAEERLPARAYAMVGDADADVEGAEAAGWAAHRYTGSGFGELPAALDWE, encoded by the coding sequence ATGACTTCCACGAAAGCGATCTTCTTCGACCTGGACGGGACGTTGTTGCGATTCGACCGCCCGTATCGTGAGCTACTGGCGGAGACGTTCACCGCGGTGGCGGGCGAAGTGCGCGAGGCGTGGCTCGAGCAGTACACCGACGCGTTCTTCGAACTGTTCGGGGCGTGCGAGCCGGATCCGGCCGAACGGGCGTTCGCCAGTATCGACGCCCCCTCGAGCCCGGCCGCCCTCGCCGAGGAACTCCACAGGCGGGAGCGAGCGGCGTGTCGACCGCCCGAAGCCGTCCACGACGACCTCGAGCGACTGTCGGAGACGTACGCGCTCGGCGTCCTCACGAACGGCCTCCCCGGGTGGCAGCGGGCGAAACTCCGCGAGCACGACCTCGAGCGACACTTCGACGTCGTCGTCGCCACCTACGAGGTCGGTGCCCACAAGCCAGACGGGGCTCCATTCCGTGTCGCCGAGGAGCGGCTCCCGGCGCGGGCGTACGCGATGGTCGGGGACGCCGACGCCGACGTCGAGGGGGCGGAGGCCGCCGGGTGGGCCGCGCACCGCTACACCGGGTCCGGGTTCGGCGAGCTTCCGGCGGCGCTCGATTGGGAGTGA
- a CDS encoding WD40/YVTN/BNR-like repeat-containing protein: MPTAYVALKNRLLVCEGNDGSAEGWTTAERLEGSDPRCVVASGGTDRVLVGTFEDGLFRSTDGGETFEHLETDVESEAVMSLAVSPHDSDVMYAGTEPSRVYRSTDGGDSWTYLEGITDLPSEPEWFFPPRPETHHVRWLEVDPFDPGRLYVGIELGALVLSDDGGDSWRERPPGSRRDNHSLATHPDREGRVYSAAGDGYAQSDDGGDSWEQVHDGLEHTYCWSVVPDPGDPDRVLVSSASGARSAHTARTAESYVYRREGDDPWKRLDGRGLPTGEGVVRAIFATTGEPGAVYGVTNHGLFRSSDFGDSWSQLAVDWADRLETVTPRGLAVVR, encoded by the coding sequence ATGCCGACCGCCTACGTCGCGTTGAAGAATCGGCTGCTCGTGTGCGAGGGAAACGACGGATCGGCCGAGGGCTGGACGACGGCCGAACGGCTCGAGGGCTCCGACCCCAGGTGCGTCGTCGCGTCCGGCGGGACAGACCGTGTGCTCGTCGGCACCTTCGAGGACGGACTCTTCCGGAGCACCGACGGCGGCGAAACGTTCGAGCACCTCGAGACGGACGTCGAGAGTGAGGCGGTGATGTCGCTCGCGGTGAGCCCCCACGATTCCGACGTCATGTACGCCGGGACGGAGCCCAGTCGCGTCTATCGATCGACCGACGGTGGCGACTCCTGGACGTACCTCGAGGGAATCACCGACCTCCCCTCCGAGCCGGAGTGGTTCTTCCCGCCGCGGCCCGAGACCCACCACGTCCGCTGGCTCGAGGTCGACCCGTTCGATCCCGGGCGCCTCTACGTCGGTATCGAACTCGGCGCGCTCGTCCTGAGCGACGATGGTGGCGACAGCTGGCGGGAACGGCCGCCGGGCTCGAGACGGGACAATCACAGCCTGGCGACCCACCCAGACCGCGAGGGGCGCGTCTACTCGGCGGCGGGTGACGGCTACGCCCAGAGCGACGACGGCGGCGACTCCTGGGAGCAGGTGCACGACGGCCTCGAGCACACCTACTGCTGGAGCGTCGTCCCCGACCCCGGCGACCCCGACCGGGTGCTGGTCTCGAGTGCGAGCGGGGCGCGATCGGCCCACACCGCCCGGACGGCCGAATCGTACGTCTACCGACGCGAAGGGGACGATCCCTGGAAGCGCCTCGACGGTCGCGGGCTCCCAACGGGCGAGGGCGTCGTCCGGGCGATCTTCGCGACGACCGGCGAGCCCGGAGCGGTGTACGGCGTGACCAACCACGGACTCTTCCGCTCGAGTGACTTCGGGGACTCCTGGTCTCAGCTGGCCGTAGACTGGGCCGACCGACTCGAGACGGTGACGCCGCGCGGATTGGCCGTCGTCCGGTAG
- a CDS encoding TIGR03557 family F420-dependent LLM class oxidoreductase — MTDAQIGYTLSSEEHPPNDLVRNAVRSEAVGFDFASISDHFHPWTSTQGNSPFVWSVLGAIAHATDDLDVGVGVTCPTIRMHPAICAHAVATVAAMFEGRFTFGVGTGENLNEHVLGDRWPEHDVRLELLEEAMELMDALWEGENTSHRGKHYTVENARLYTLPEEKPPVAVSAFGPKTAWMAAEYGDGLWTVGIKEDVLEAYEDAGGEGPTYTQLDVCYAETEEEAIETVLEHWPNTALPGELSQELPTPAHFEQAAQMVEYEDIAEGATVTSPEPADHLESIHEAIDAGFDHVYVHQIGPDQDSFFECYEESVLPELD; from the coding sequence ATGACAGACGCACAGATCGGCTACACCCTCTCGAGTGAAGAACACCCCCCGAACGACCTCGTCCGAAACGCCGTCCGTTCCGAGGCGGTCGGCTTCGACTTCGCGTCGATCTCCGACCACTTCCACCCCTGGACCTCGACGCAGGGGAACTCGCCGTTCGTCTGGAGCGTGCTGGGGGCAATCGCCCACGCGACCGACGACCTCGACGTCGGTGTCGGGGTCACCTGTCCCACTATCCGAATGCACCCCGCAATCTGCGCCCACGCCGTGGCCACCGTCGCCGCGATGTTCGAGGGCCGCTTTACCTTCGGCGTCGGAACCGGCGAGAACTTAAACGAGCACGTCCTCGGCGACCGCTGGCCCGAACACGACGTCCGCCTCGAGCTGCTCGAGGAGGCGATGGAGCTGATGGACGCCCTCTGGGAAGGTGAGAACACGAGCCACCGTGGGAAACACTACACCGTCGAGAACGCCCGCCTCTACACCCTCCCCGAGGAGAAGCCGCCGGTGGCCGTCTCGGCGTTCGGTCCGAAGACCGCGTGGATGGCCGCCGAGTACGGCGATGGGCTGTGGACCGTCGGCATCAAGGAGGACGTGCTCGAGGCCTACGAGGACGCCGGCGGCGAGGGACCGACGTACACCCAGCTCGACGTCTGTTACGCCGAAACTGAGGAGGAAGCGATCGAGACGGTCCTCGAGCACTGGCCGAACACGGCCCTTCCCGGTGAACTCAGTCAGGAGCTACCGACGCCAGCCCACTTCGAGCAGGCAGCGCAGATGGTCGAGTACGAAGACATCGCCGAGGGGGCGACGGTGACGAGTCCAGAGCCGGCGGATCACCTCGAGAGTATCCACGAGGCGATCGATGCCGGGTTCGACCACGTCTACGTCCACCAGATTGGGCCGGACCAGGACTCGTTCTTCGAGTGCTACGAGGAATCGGTGCTGCCGGAACTCGACTGA
- a CDS encoding DUF7524 family protein yields MPGEELTVSVGRDGPDTITVDSESLETQASFGVVLESHSRPVHVHCRLGGALARIATLDRSNYYVDTTEETFVPVVVGDVSEPVEGTLELSTGYGATSVTIDVTVTPGPPSVEVDESLARPPREPDEPNASAAGERLSQSVVERSFDAGALGVLVLALLAIGLAAATAAVVGGAVAFVAFLVVVAGVAVAAFLLVR; encoded by the coding sequence GTGCCGGGGGAGGAACTCACCGTCAGCGTGGGCCGCGATGGCCCGGACACGATCACCGTGGACAGCGAGTCTCTCGAGACGCAGGCGTCGTTCGGGGTCGTCCTCGAGAGCCACTCGAGGCCCGTACACGTCCACTGTCGGCTCGGCGGTGCCCTCGCCCGGATCGCCACCCTCGATCGATCGAATTACTACGTCGATACCACCGAAGAGACGTTCGTGCCCGTCGTCGTCGGGGACGTCTCCGAACCCGTCGAGGGGACGCTCGAGCTGTCGACCGGCTACGGGGCCACGTCGGTAACGATCGACGTGACTGTCACGCCCGGCCCGCCGTCGGTCGAGGTCGACGAGTCGCTCGCCAGACCGCCACGGGAGCCGGACGAGCCGAACGCGTCGGCCGCCGGAGAACGGCTGTCCCAATCAGTCGTCGAACGGAGTTTCGACGCTGGAGCGCTCGGGGTCCTCGTGCTGGCGCTGCTCGCGATCGGACTCGCGGCGGCGACGGCGGCCGTCGTTGGTGGGGCAGTCGCTTTCGTCGCGTTCCTGGTCGTCGTCGCCGGCGTCGCCGTCGCGGCGTTCTTGCTCGTACGGTAA
- a CDS encoding DUF447 domain-containing protein yields MSEDDVEVAGNGDEASDDGDEASSDGDEAAEWPVDLRGVTESVITTRGPNDRFNVAALGLFAGDPVTARTWGNTRTRRNFHREGGGYVQFVHDPITFVDAALSITERDEPILESADAWVQVAAEQVDEGIDGETRWEEWELRPLEAAVLETRVPTIDRGFGAVIEATVAASRLGVAGYDEEILRDRLEYCASVVERAGDEREREALERIREYSSW; encoded by the coding sequence ATGAGCGAGGACGACGTGGAGGTGGCCGGAAACGGCGACGAGGCGAGCGACGACGGCGACGAGGCGAGTAGCGACGGTGACGAGGCGGCCGAGTGGCCCGTCGACCTCCGCGGCGTCACCGAATCGGTCATCACGACGCGCGGGCCGAACGACCGCTTCAACGTCGCCGCGCTCGGGCTGTTCGCCGGCGATCCGGTCACCGCGCGAACCTGGGGAAACACCCGCACCAGGCGGAACTTTCACCGCGAGGGCGGCGGCTACGTCCAGTTCGTCCACGACCCGATCACGTTCGTCGACGCCGCGCTCTCGATCACCGAGCGCGACGAGCCGATCCTCGAGTCCGCCGACGCCTGGGTCCAGGTCGCCGCCGAGCAGGTCGACGAGGGAATCGACGGCGAGACGCGCTGGGAAGAGTGGGAGCTCCGACCGCTCGAGGCAGCCGTCCTCGAGACGCGCGTGCCGACGATCGATCGAGGATTCGGCGCCGTGATCGAGGCGACCGTCGCCGCCTCGCGACTCGGCGTCGCGGGCTACGACGAGGAGATCCTCCGCGATCGGCTCGAGTACTGTGCGTCGGTCGTCGAGCGGGCGGGGGACGAGCGAGAACGCGAGGCACTCGAGCGGATTCGCGAGTACTCGTCGTGGTGA
- a CDS encoding NAD(+)/NADH kinase has product MTSVEWTVDGTSLVGLVGETTAVDTDSDERADRTADHESIVAGLESTVADAGGDVETGSLERVLEADPSFLVTVGEAALLEAVRAAVDVPVLPVDAGRGVRSVSADRLPSAVDSVVGGDGVRRDHPILGVDTDDGDRCRALFDVALVTDEPARISEYAVRSRDEPVTQFRADGVVVATPAGSHDYASDAGGPLLSPGVGGVTVVPVGPFVTRTRRWILPDEGLSLSVERDGTVALVVDGSTAATLTVDSQVTISADSSLPTLVVPESRPFFGGASSESD; this is encoded by the coding sequence ATGACCTCCGTCGAGTGGACGGTGGACGGGACGTCGCTCGTCGGGCTCGTCGGCGAGACGACCGCCGTCGACACGGATTCGGACGAACGAGCCGACAGAACGGCCGACCACGAGTCGATCGTCGCGGGCCTCGAGTCGACGGTCGCCGACGCCGGCGGCGACGTCGAGACGGGGTCGCTCGAGCGGGTGCTCGAGGCCGACCCCTCGTTTCTGGTGACCGTCGGCGAGGCGGCGCTGCTCGAGGCCGTTCGCGCGGCCGTCGACGTCCCCGTCCTCCCCGTGGACGCCGGCCGTGGCGTTCGATCGGTTTCGGCGGATCGGCTCCCGTCGGCGGTCGACTCGGTCGTCGGCGGCGACGGGGTCCGTCGAGACCACCCGATCCTCGGCGTCGACACCGACGACGGTGACCGATGCCGTGCGCTGTTCGACGTCGCGCTCGTCACCGACGAACCGGCGCGCATCTCCGAGTACGCCGTTCGGAGTCGTGACGAGCCGGTCACCCAGTTTCGCGCCGACGGCGTCGTCGTCGCGACGCCGGCCGGCAGTCACGACTACGCGAGCGACGCGGGCGGCCCGCTGCTCTCACCCGGCGTCGGCGGGGTCACCGTCGTCCCGGTCGGGCCGTTCGTCACCCGGACCAGACGCTGGATCCTCCCCGACGAGGGCCTTTCACTGTCGGTCGAGCGAGACGGCACCGTCGCCCTCGTCGTCGACGGATCCACCGCCGCGACCCTCACCGTCGACTCGCAGGTGACGATTTCGGCCGACAGCTCACTCCCCACGCTGGTCGTTCCCGAGAGTCGCCCGTTCTTCGGAGGTGCCTCGAGCGAATCCGACTGA
- a CDS encoding aldehyde dehydrogenase family protein: MSQQTAAETYGHYVAGEWTDGDGEETFESHNPATGESLATFHRGTESDVDAALEAADEAFDEWRSLSYIDRAEYLWDIYHELRERTDELAEIVTRECGKEISEGRADVVEAYHMVEWAAGNARHPHGDLVPSEIPSKDAYMRRKPRGVIGCITPWNFPVAIPFWHMAIALVEGNTVVWKPAEQTPWCAQIIAEMLDDAGIPEGVFNMVQGFGDAGAAIVDDARVDTVLFTGSAEVGHEISGKVGAEPGKIAACEMGGKNGIVVTEKADLDIAVHSAVMSSFKTTGQRCVSSERLIVHEEVYDEFKERYVEAANSVAVGDPLEENTFMGPAIEPAHVEKIHKHNELAVKEGAEVLVDRAELDEAEIPEGHEDGNWVGPFVYEIEYDTELRCLKEECFGPHVALLKYSGDIEEAVEIHNDTPYGLAGAIISEDYRQINYFRDYAEIGLAYANLPCIGAEVQLPFGGVKKSGNGYPSAREAIEAVTERTAWTLNNSKEIEMAQGLSADITTQDD, from the coding sequence ATGAGCCAGCAAACCGCAGCAGAGACTTACGGCCACTACGTCGCCGGCGAGTGGACCGACGGCGACGGCGAGGAGACCTTCGAGAGCCACAACCCCGCCACCGGCGAGAGCCTGGCGACGTTCCACCGGGGAACCGAGTCGGACGTCGACGCCGCGCTCGAGGCGGCCGATGAGGCCTTCGACGAGTGGCGCTCGCTGTCGTACATCGACCGCGCCGAATATCTGTGGGACATCTACCACGAGCTGCGCGAGCGCACGGACGAACTCGCCGAGATCGTCACCAGAGAGTGTGGCAAAGAGATCAGTGAGGGCCGGGCGGACGTCGTCGAGGCTTACCACATGGTCGAGTGGGCCGCCGGTAACGCCCGCCACCCCCACGGCGACCTCGTCCCCTCCGAGATCCCGAGCAAGGACGCCTACATGCGCCGGAAGCCCCGCGGCGTCATCGGCTGCATCACCCCCTGGAACTTCCCGGTCGCGATCCCGTTCTGGCACATGGCGATCGCGCTGGTCGAGGGCAACACCGTCGTCTGGAAACCCGCCGAGCAGACGCCGTGGTGCGCTCAGATCATCGCCGAGATGCTCGACGACGCCGGCATTCCGGAGGGCGTCTTCAACATGGTCCAGGGCTTCGGCGACGCCGGGGCGGCCATCGTCGACGACGCCCGCGTCGACACCGTGCTGTTCACTGGCTCGGCCGAAGTCGGCCACGAAATTTCGGGGAAGGTCGGCGCCGAACCCGGGAAGATCGCCGCCTGCGAGATGGGTGGAAAAAACGGCATCGTCGTCACCGAGAAGGCCGACCTCGACATCGCCGTCCACTCGGCAGTCATGTCGAGTTTCAAGACCACGGGCCAGCGCTGCGTCTCCTCCGAGCGCCTGATCGTCCACGAGGAGGTCTACGACGAGTTCAAGGAGCGCTACGTCGAGGCCGCCAACTCGGTCGCCGTCGGCGACCCCCTCGAGGAGAACACCTTCATGGGGCCCGCCATCGAGCCCGCCCACGTCGAGAAGATCCACAAACACAACGAGTTAGCGGTCAAAGAGGGCGCCGAGGTGCTCGTCGACCGCGCCGAACTCGACGAGGCCGAAATCCCCGAGGGTCACGAAGACGGCAACTGGGTCGGCCCGTTCGTCTACGAGATCGAGTACGACACCGAGCTTCGGTGTCTGAAAGAGGAGTGTTTCGGCCCCCACGTCGCGCTCTTGAAATATTCGGGCGACATCGAAGAGGCCGTCGAGATCCACAACGACACTCCCTACGGGCTCGCCGGCGCCATCATCTCCGAAGACTATCGCCAGATCAACTACTTCCGTGACTACGCCGAAATCGGGCTGGCCTACGCCAACCTCCCCTGCATCGGCGCAGAAGTCCAGCTCCCCTTCGGCGGCGTGAAAAAGTCCGGCAACGGCTACCCCTCGGCCCGCGAAGCCATCGAAGCCGTCACCGAGCGCACCGCCTGGACGCTCAACAACTCCAAAGAGATCGAGATGGCCCAGGGCCTCTCCGCCGACATCACCACCCAGGACGACTGA
- a CDS encoding DUF7111 family protein produces MTDGAHTLEENDVIATYTETDAERRLEFERGNRTAAIAQNVDGYAMLKVRPTVDGDELERYYGFDMALDHAAELLGVSPTDLPVPEPAEDLGM; encoded by the coding sequence ATGACCGACGGTGCACACACCCTCGAGGAGAACGACGTCATCGCGACGTACACCGAAACCGACGCCGAACGCCGCCTCGAGTTCGAACGGGGGAATCGAACGGCCGCCATCGCCCAGAACGTCGACGGCTACGCCATGCTGAAAGTTCGGCCGACGGTCGACGGGGACGAACTCGAGCGCTACTACGGCTTCGACATGGCGCTCGACCACGCGGCGGAGTTGCTGGGCGTTTCGCCCACCGATCTGCCAGTTCCCGAACCGGCCGAAGACCTTGGGATGTGA
- a CDS encoding methytransferase partner Trm112 produces the protein MKESLLEILCCPMDKHELELEDAEYDGDEIVSGTLVCSECGERYPIEDGIPNLLPPDMREGTPA, from the coding sequence ATGAAAGAGTCGCTGCTTGAGATTCTCTGTTGCCCGATGGATAAACACGAACTCGAGCTCGAGGACGCCGAGTACGACGGCGACGAGATCGTTTCGGGGACGCTCGTCTGCAGCGAGTGCGGCGAGCGCTATCCCATCGAGGACGGCATTCCGAACCTGCTCCCGCCGGACATGCGCGAGGGGACCCCCGCCTGA
- a CDS encoding DUF3267 domain-containing protein, whose translation MSSAEPTERQPLASVRVTRSVAVRLGVVSTASFFWSVALLGVVLEVITGRALEPITVVASSPLELLVGVLFVIVLLVLVVVPHELLHGLAMTRYGAAPSYGVGVSGFVRPHAYVQSSELAFTRNQLLVILLIPFVVITATGLVLLAVVQSPLLLVPIAANVAGSVSDLWMAAAILRYPSSARIAGLPTDRGQGLAVYDAASRRSSRRRSLERRLAAFVTGAAVTFTLLVFGLFTVVVTSLIVGSGDVVLGDPGGTWFLLRHELDPDEYAVSVELGGPVLVASSTLGGLAWAAGSAVVHAVSRAES comes from the coding sequence GTGTCGTCCGCCGAGCCGACCGAACGCCAGCCGCTCGCCTCGGTCAGGGTCACGCGCTCGGTCGCCGTCCGACTCGGCGTGGTCTCGACGGCCTCGTTCTTCTGGTCCGTCGCCCTCCTGGGGGTCGTCCTCGAGGTGATCACCGGCCGCGCCCTCGAGCCGATCACGGTGGTCGCTTCCTCGCCGCTCGAGTTGCTCGTCGGCGTCCTGTTCGTGATCGTCCTGCTGGTGCTCGTCGTCGTCCCGCACGAGTTGCTCCACGGGCTGGCCATGACGCGCTACGGGGCGGCACCGAGCTACGGCGTCGGCGTCTCGGGGTTCGTCAGGCCACACGCCTACGTGCAGAGCTCGGAGCTGGCGTTCACGCGAAACCAGTTACTCGTGATCTTGCTCATCCCGTTCGTCGTCATCACGGCCACCGGGCTCGTTCTCCTGGCCGTCGTCCAGTCACCACTGCTGCTCGTCCCGATCGCAGCGAACGTCGCCGGCTCCGTCAGCGATCTCTGGATGGCCGCCGCCATCCTGCGATATCCCTCGAGCGCCCGCATCGCGGGATTGCCGACGGACCGGGGGCAAGGACTTGCCGTGTACGACGCGGCTAGCCGCCGATCCAGCCGCCGACGCTCGCTCGAGCGACGTCTCGCGGCGTTCGTCACGGGAGCGGCCGTGACGTTTACGCTGCTCGTGTTCGGCCTGTTTACGGTGGTGGTTACCTCGCTCATCGTCGGCTCCGGCGACGTCGTCCTCGGCGACCCCGGCGGGACGTGGTTTCTTCTCCGACACGAACTCGATCCCGATGAGTACGCCGTCTCGGTCGAACTCGGCGGCCCCGTGCTGGTCGCGTCGTCGACGCTTGGCGGGCTCGCCTGGGCCGCAGGTTCAGCGGTCGTTCACGCAGTTTCCCGCGCCGAATCGTAA
- a CDS encoding acyl-CoA dehydrogenase family protein codes for MEVSNEQRLIQETIREFAEAEMRPVVDEADENQVFPEEVWDGLAELDLTGLTVPEEYGGFGADEMTKAIVNEEVAYGHLSVATALSVHALATSCIDEFASDELREEWLPEMARGRPVGAFALSESHAGSNPAEMSTEARLEGDEYVINGDKQWITNGSRAGVIILFAKTDREDPNTVTQFLVPADAEGLEVGKKEDKLGLRASDTTTLIFDDVRIPAENRLTEVGEGLKAAFSILTGGRIAIAAQAVGVAQAALDDAVSYANEREQFGKPIIEHQAIAHKLADMQTNVQAARLLTRDAARKNDAGLDPMAASMAKYFASETAVDVASEAVQVHGGYGYTKDFDVERYYRDAKITTIYEGTSEIQQKIIARHLTE; via the coding sequence ATGGAAGTTTCGAACGAACAGCGGCTCATTCAGGAGACGATCCGGGAGTTCGCCGAGGCGGAGATGCGTCCCGTCGTGGACGAGGCCGACGAGAACCAGGTGTTCCCCGAGGAGGTCTGGGATGGGCTCGCGGAACTCGACCTCACCGGTCTGACGGTTCCCGAGGAGTACGGCGGCTTCGGCGCCGACGAGATGACGAAGGCGATCGTCAACGAGGAGGTCGCCTACGGCCACCTCTCGGTGGCGACCGCGCTCTCGGTTCACGCGCTGGCGACCTCGTGCATCGACGAGTTCGCGAGCGACGAATTGCGTGAGGAGTGGCTTCCCGAGATGGCCCGGGGACGGCCGGTCGGGGCGTTCGCCCTCTCCGAATCCCACGCGGGCTCGAATCCCGCAGAGATGAGCACCGAGGCGCGACTCGAGGGCGACGAGTACGTGATCAACGGCGACAAGCAGTGGATCACCAACGGTTCGCGAGCGGGCGTGATTATCCTCTTCGCGAAGACCGACCGGGAGGACCCGAACACCGTCACGCAGTTTCTCGTCCCCGCGGACGCCGAGGGACTCGAGGTGGGCAAGAAGGAGGACAAACTCGGCCTCCGCGCGAGCGACACGACGACGCTCATCTTCGACGACGTTCGCATCCCCGCGGAGAACCGGCTGACCGAAGTTGGAGAGGGGCTGAAGGCCGCCTTCTCAATTCTGACCGGGGGCCGAATTGCCATCGCAGCCCAGGCCGTCGGTGTGGCCCAGGCGGCGCTCGACGACGCCGTCTCTTACGCCAACGAGCGTGAGCAGTTCGGCAAGCCGATCATCGAGCACCAGGCCATCGCCCACAAACTCGCGGACATGCAGACGAACGTCCAGGCCGCCCGGCTGCTCACCCGCGACGCCGCCCGGAAGAACGACGCGGGCCTCGATCCGATGGCTGCGAGCATGGCGAAGTACTTCGCCAGCGAGACGGCCGTCGACGTCGCCAGCGAGGCGGTGCAGGTCCACGGCGGCTACGGCTACACCAAGGATTTCGACGTCGAGCGCTACTACCGCGACGCCAAGATCACGACGATCTACGAGGGGACCTCCGAGATCCAGCAGAAGATCATCGCCCGACACCTCACGGAGTGA